The Pseudomonas multiresinivorans DNA window ATGCCGGCTACGTCTACGGCGACTCCACCAGTGGCCAGTCGGCCCTCTATGAAGTGGGCCTGACCGGTATCCCGGTGCTCAACGTCAATAACAACTGCGGCAGCGGCTCCTCGGCACTGTGGCTGGCGCGCCAGGCGGTGGAAAGCGGCGCGGTGGACTGTGCGCTGGCCTTCGGCTTCGAGCAGATGCAGCCTGGCGCCCTGAAGGACCATTGGACCGACCGCCCGGCCACGGTTGGCAAAGGGTGCGCGGTGGCCGACATCGTCTTCCCCGAAGGCGCCGGCATGCCCAACGCACTGCGCTTCTTCGGTGGCGCGGGCCTGGAGCACATGCAGAAGTACGGCACGAAGATGGAAACCTTCGCGGCGATCCGCGCCAAGGCCAGCCGCCATGCGGCGAACAACCCGCTCGCGGTGTTCAAGAAGGTGGTCAGCGTCGAGGATGTGATGGCCGACCAGGTCATCTTCCCCGGCGTGATGACGCGCCTGATGGCCTGCCCGCCGACCTGCGGCGGCGCCGCGGCGATCATCGTCTCCGAGCGCTTCGCGAAAAAGCATGGCCTGCGCACCGACGTCACCATCCTTGCCCAGTCCCTGGTGACCGACCAGCCCGAGGCCTTCGACCCGCCGTCGATGATCAGCGCGGTAGGTGTCGGCATGA harbors:
- a CDS encoding lipid-transfer protein produces the protein MSQKTYVAGVGMIQFAKPGASASYIEMGAQAVRLALQDAGIDYRLVQQAYAGYVYGDSTSGQSALYEVGLTGIPVLNVNNNCGSGSSALWLARQAVESGAVDCALAFGFEQMQPGALKDHWTDRPATVGKGCAVADIVFPEGAGMPNALRFFGGAGLEHMQKYGTKMETFAAIRAKASRHAANNPLAVFKKVVSVEDVMADQVIFPGVMTRLMACPPTCGGAAAIIVSERFAKKHGLRTDVTILAQSLVTDQPEAFDPPSMISAVGVGMTRQAANEVYEKAGVGPEDIRVCELHDCFAQNELLTYEGLGFCAEGEGEKFVLDGDNTYGGRVVTNPSGGLLSKGHPLGATGLAQCYELTNQLRGTAGARQVEGLQHALQHNLGLGGAGIVTLFGRG